A single window of Pseudomonas lijiangensis DNA harbors:
- a CDS encoding MurR/RpiR family transcriptional regulator, with the protein MNSTEQPSLPDTGLDTPPTSAEGLLRLITNEYDGLPRQLKRIASYMSQQSDRIMVDRISDIARECEVHPSAIVRFSQRFGFSGFSEMQALFREAYTHKTTPVQNYQQRIRNMIANKSQKARGGDLARECVNATLSGLERLGADLDDDEFEKAVDLVVNADNIYVVGVRRSFAVADYLVYNLQHTNKRIHLISGLGGSYREQMRSVRANDLVIAISFTPYGKETQHCLRIAQHNQAKTLIITDSNLSPLAKRANSVLLVNEGSSFAFRSLSATLCLCQALFIAVAYRLELKVDEIHEQAGFED; encoded by the coding sequence ATGAACAGCACCGAGCAGCCGTCCCTGCCGGACACAGGCCTCGATACGCCACCGACCAGTGCCGAGGGCCTGCTGCGGCTGATCACCAATGAATATGACGGCCTGCCACGTCAGCTCAAACGTATCGCCAGCTACATGAGCCAGCAGAGCGACCGGATCATGGTCGATCGCATCAGCGATATCGCCCGGGAATGCGAAGTTCACCCTTCAGCCATCGTGCGCTTTTCCCAGCGCTTCGGCTTCAGCGGTTTCAGTGAAATGCAGGCGCTGTTCCGCGAGGCCTATACCCACAAGACGACGCCGGTACAGAACTACCAGCAACGCATCCGCAACATGATCGCCAACAAATCCCAGAAAGCCCGCGGCGGCGATCTGGCTCGTGAATGCGTGAATGCCACCTTGTCGGGCCTGGAGCGACTGGGCGCGGACCTGGACGACGACGAATTCGAGAAAGCCGTGGATCTGGTGGTCAACGCCGACAATATCTACGTGGTGGGCGTGCGCCGCTCCTTCGCCGTGGCCGATTATCTGGTCTATAACCTGCAACACACCAACAAGCGCATCCATCTTATTTCCGGCCTTGGCGGCAGTTATCGGGAGCAGATGCGCAGTGTGCGGGCCAATGATCTGGTCATTGCCATCAGCTTCACGCCCTACGGCAAGGAAACCCAGCATTGCCTGCGCATTGCCCAGCACAATCAGGCCAAGACGCTGATCATCACCGACAGCAACCTCTCGCCACTGGCCAAACGAGCCAATTCGGTGCTGCTGGTCAATGAAGGCAGTTCGTTCGCCTTCCGCTCCTTGAGCGCCACACTGTGCCTTTGTCAGGCACTGTTCATTGCCGTGGCCTATCGCCTGGAATTGAAGGTGGATGAAATTCATGAACAGGCAGGGTTCGAGGACTGA